In one Chelmon rostratus isolate fCheRos1 chromosome 7, fCheRos1.pri, whole genome shotgun sequence genomic region, the following are encoded:
- the polr2d gene encoding DNA-directed RNA polymerase II subunit RPB4, with the protein MAAGGGAAPASVGDVEEDASQLLFPKEFENAETLLNSEVHMLLEHRKQQNESAEDEQELSEVFMKTLNYTARFSRFKNRETITAVRSLLLQKKLHKFELASLANLCPEAAEEAKALIPSLEGRFEDEELQQILDDIQTKRSFQY; encoded by the exons ATGGCGGCTGGAGGCGGCGCGGCTCCTGCGAGCGTCGGTGATGTTGAGGAGGACgcttcacagctgctgtttcctaAAG AGTTCGAGAACGCGGAGACTCTGCTGAACTCCGAGGTCCACATGCTGCTGGAACACCGGAAGCAGCAGAACGAGAGCGCGGAGGACGAACAGGAACTGTCCGAAGTCTTCATGAAGACCCTGAACTACACAGCTCGATTCAGCCGCTTTAAGAACCGAGAGACCATCACCGCCGTGCGCAG TCTCCTACTGCAGAAGAAGCTCCACAAGTTCGAGTTGGCCAGTTTAGCAAATCTGTGTCCTGAAGCTGCCGAAGAGGCCAAAGCCCTGATCCCCAG tttggagGGGCGGTTTGAAGACGAGGAGCTGCAGCAAATACTGGACGACATTCAGACCAAGAGAAGCTTCCAGTACTGA
- the LOC121609517 gene encoding dual specificity protein phosphatase 14: MSVSQVSPGLFLSGLDSALNPSILSSRNITLIINASGLEDVTYPPLDGLHVLHVPIQDQPHAPLRHFFDPVAERINRNQTGGTLVHCAAGRSRSPALIMAYLMRTEGLSLRRAHEVVLEQRPFIRPNAGFWRQLMDYERTLFSRNTVRMVRTSSGVLPEALEDTNAATTYCVNI, translated from the exons ATGTCGGTCTCTCAGGTGTCTCCTGGTCTGTTCCTCAGCGGTCTGGACTCGGCTCTGAACCCCAGCATCCTCTCCAGCAGGAATATCACACTCATAATTAATGCCAGCGGGCTGGAGGACGTGACCTACCCTCCGCTGGACGGCCTGCACGTCCTCCACGTCCCCATCCAGGATCAGCCTCACGCCCCCCTGAGACACTTCTTTGACCCAGTGGCTGAACGGATCAATCGGAACCAGACGGGAGGAACTCTGGTCCACTGCGCTGCCGGCAGGAGCCGATCCCCCGCTCTGATCATGGCCTACCTGATGAG GACTGAAGGTCTCAGCCTCCGTCGGGCTCATGAAGTCGTTCTGGAGCAGCGGCCGTTCATTCGACCCAACGCTGGTTTCTGGAGGCAGCTGATGGACTACGAGAGGACTCTGTTCAGCAGGAACACAGTGAGGATGGTGAGGACGTCCAGCGGAGTCCTGCCCGAGGCTCTGGAGGACACGAACGCAGCCACAACATACTGTGTCAACATTTGA
- the LOC121609516 gene encoding uncharacterized protein LOC121609516, with protein MQNQSTNQMGQTQKTVIPKVRYHPTIQTQTPGDGAGAKGRTVQTHKTRPASVRPPQTGTDNKTVKENQDAHKTPRVNPAVRPHPDGGQKQKQSTQKPVKRPVQKAAPDPDPAQTPDQLSDRAPLKPEQVPPGLGHQLDRWIVEEVEVRTRGQRTNQDWFIWRKNRITASVAHRIAHSRFVHGKSKTPPTSYLAAVTGEERRIQTRAMSWGVHMEAQVVRRYQTLKSAALGQSISVQDCGLFIDARRPWLAASPDGIVTDSQTGQWLLCLEVKCPYKHRHRRVEDACRDDPAFCLELQDENGRQPGGSPAYSLKRSHSYFTQIQCQLAVTGLRQADLVVFTLKETAVVPVTFDPDLWEETVSKLQVFYRDAVLPHLREKTQQDTSAAWTAEL; from the exons ATGCAGAATCAGAGCACAAACCAGATGGGCCAGACCCAGAAAACTGTCATCCCAAAAGTCCGGTATCACCCAACCATCCAGACCCAGACACCTGGAGACGGAGCAGGAGCCAAAGGCAGAACCGTCCAAACTCACAAGACCAGACCTGCTTCTGTACGACCCCCTCAGACTGGGACTGACAATAAGACAGTCAAGGAGAACCAGGATGCCCACAAGACCCCTCGGGTCAATCCTGCAGTGAGACCGCATCCTGATGGcggacaaaaacaaaaacagagcaccCAGAAACCCGTTAAGAGACCGGTTCAGAAAGCTGCTCCAGATCCGGATCCTGCACAAACACCAGATCAGCTCTCTGACAGGGCCCCTCTCAAACCAGAGCAGGTCCCTCCAGGTCTCGGACACCAGTTGGACAGGTGGAttgtggaggaagtggaggttCGGACCCGCGGACAGAGGACCAATCAGGATTGGTTCATCTGGAGGAAGAACCGGATCACGGCCTCTGTGGCTCACCGCATCGCTCACAGCCGCTTTGTTCATGGCAAGAGCAAAACCCCGCCCACCTCCTACCTGGCTGCTGTCACAG GTGAGGAGCGGCGCATCCAGACCAGAGCCATGAGCTGGGGGGTCCACATGGAGGCTCAGGTGGTCCGCAGGTATCAG ACACTGAAGAGCGCCGCCTTGGGCCAGTCGATCTCGGTTCAGGACTGCGGTCTGTTCATTGACGCTCGGCGGCCCTGGTTGGCTGCGAGTCCTGACGGGATTGTGACGGACAGCCAGACCGGCCAATGGCTGCTCTGCCTGGAGGTGAAGTGTCCCtacaagcacagacacagacgagTGGAGGACGCCTGCAGGGACGACCCCGCCTTCTGTCTGGAATTACAGGATGAGAACGGACGGCAGCCTGGGGGG TCCCCAGCCTACAGTCTGAAGAGGTCTCACAGTTACTTCACGCAGATCCAGTGTCAGCTGGCGGTGACGGGCCTGCGGCAGGCCGACCTCGTCGTCTTCACCCTGAAAGAGACGGCCGTCGTCccggtgacctttgaccccgacCTGTGGGAGGAAACGGTGTCCAAACTGCAGGTGTTTTACAGGGACGCCGTCCTGCCTCACCTGAGAGAGAAGACACAGCAGGACACATCAGCGGCCTGGACTGCAGAGCTGTAG